One region of Niallia sp. Man26 genomic DNA includes:
- a CDS encoding potassium channel family protein translates to MYFFGRIWKVIISFSFSAILLVTIIVLISAAWVFHFLEPATFPTYFDSLWFTMVTSTTVGYGDYYPQSVPGRLFAMVFFLYGIMTLTVFIGKMQQMLSDYKRLKEEGKLDYKKSGHIIFIGYGKKTMIALKEIKNASPEMAIVLIDSKLAKNPYDNDYVFFISGNPAEDKTLLKANLPVAERVFIFSDERIEDDLAADGTTALIALGVEDLSSAYHVNMHTTVEIRKAAHKERFKHANVERFIYSYESVGLLFARECLHSGSATLFNDLLSNERGSDWHQIKAKPEWITYKDAALGVFSLGATLLAVNNDLDVATRAAEPLPKNATLTIVCTDSSITNFYLDIIWALCVFKTNQPHFLLICFCRLLPFFNCF, encoded by the coding sequence ATGTATTTCTTTGGCCGAATTTGGAAAGTGATCATCAGCTTCAGCTTTTCAGCGATACTGCTCGTTACCATTATTGTTCTAATAAGTGCTGCATGGGTGTTTCACTTTTTAGAGCCTGCTACATTCCCAACCTATTTTGATAGCTTGTGGTTTACAATGGTCACTTCTACAACCGTTGGTTATGGAGACTATTATCCTCAAAGTGTGCCAGGCCGCTTATTTGCAATGGTCTTTTTCTTATACGGTATTATGACATTGACTGTTTTTATCGGAAAAATGCAGCAAATGCTTTCTGACTATAAAAGATTAAAGGAGGAAGGAAAGCTGGACTACAAAAAATCAGGTCATATTATTTTTATTGGTTATGGAAAAAAGACAATGATAGCGCTGAAAGAGATAAAAAACGCCAGCCCTGAGATGGCAATTGTGCTGATTGACAGCAAGCTTGCCAAAAACCCATATGATAATGATTATGTTTTCTTTATAAGTGGAAATCCAGCCGAAGATAAAACATTACTGAAAGCAAATTTGCCTGTGGCTGAACGGGTGTTTATCTTCTCAGATGAAAGGATAGAGGATGATTTAGCAGCGGATGGAACAACTGCGCTGATTGCATTAGGCGTTGAGGATTTATCCAGTGCTTATCATGTAAATATGCATACTACTGTTGAAATTCGTAAAGCAGCACATAAGGAGCGTTTTAAACATGCGAATGTAGAACGTTTCATTTATTCCTATGAATCTGTCGGGCTGCTATTTGCCAGAGAATGTCTGCATTCTGGAAGTGCGACTCTGTTTAATGATCTTCTGTCAAATGAAAGAGGCTCTGACTGGCATCAAATAAAAGCCAAGCCAGAATGGATTACATATAAAGACGCTGCACTTGGTGTGTTTTCTTTAGGTGCAACATTACTAGCAGTGAATAATGATCTTGATGTCGCCACGAGAGCAGCAGAGCCCCTCCCGAAAAATGCGACACTAACGATTGTTTGCACCGACAGTTCTATCACTAATTTTTACCTGGACATAATTTGGGCTCTTTGTGTGTTTAAAACCAATCAGCCCCATTTTTTATTAATTTGCTTCTGTAGATTGCTTCCCTTTTTTAACTGCTTTTAA
- a CDS encoding class D sortase, with amino-acid sequence MKSKAVNSLSLLAYFLVIIGMTFIVFNSIILLRTHEQIPVQDSTDNPSFDKKDLPLKEGEWFGVLIAPSQNKKVPIYEGTSSDILSKGAGHYSASASPEDSDNTIISGHRDTYFRFLKDVSKNDKIIIQTKKGIFTYRIRKTDIVSASADNILTPKSRPILTLTTCFPFSYIGDAPDRYILTADLIKQEINK; translated from the coding sequence ATGAAAAGTAAAGCTGTCAATAGCCTATCTTTGCTTGCGTACTTCCTAGTGATTATTGGAATGACATTCATCGTGTTTAATTCCATTATTCTGTTAAGAACACATGAGCAGATACCTGTACAGGACAGCACAGACAATCCCTCTTTCGATAAAAAGGATCTACCATTAAAAGAAGGCGAATGGTTCGGTGTTTTAATTGCACCGAGCCAAAATAAAAAGGTGCCCATTTATGAAGGCACAAGCAGCGATATTTTATCGAAAGGGGCTGGTCATTATTCAGCCAGCGCTTCTCCTGAAGACAGTGATAATACGATTATATCAGGACATCGTGATACGTACTTCCGTTTTTTGAAGGATGTATCAAAAAATGATAAAATTATTATCCAAACAAAAAAAGGGATTTTCACCTACCGTATCCGAAAAACCGATATTGTTTCTGCTTCGGCTGATAATATATTAACACCTAAAAGCAGACCGATTTTAACGTTAACGACTTGTTTCCCTTTTTCCTATATAGGCGATGCGCCTGATCGGTATATTTTAACGGCAGATTTAATAAAACAGGAAATAAATAAATAA
- a CDS encoding class I SAM-dependent methyltransferase, which produces MKTELRKVFDALSTIYETQVDSSSYYNAEYERPGMLAEIAENLSDKSILDAGCAAGWYTNELLVRGASVTAIDISPQMVEVARRRIGERGKIYCVDLEQALPFADASFDIIVSSLTLHYIRDWSSTFKEFNRILKKGGEIIYSVHHPFMDIKNAGEQGYFETEAYVDSWHKDGQKFEVPMYRRPLHAIINETTKAFKLNAVKELKPTEQLKELARGSYDYLMSHPHFLVVKGTKE; this is translated from the coding sequence ATGAAAACAGAATTACGGAAGGTATTCGATGCTTTATCCACTATTTATGAAACACAAGTGGATAGTTCTAGTTATTATAATGCAGAATACGAAAGACCGGGAATGCTTGCTGAAATCGCGGAGAACCTAAGCGATAAGAGCATACTGGATGCCGGTTGTGCAGCAGGCTGGTATACAAATGAACTGCTTGTTAGAGGCGCTAGCGTAACTGCGATTGACATCAGCCCGCAAATGGTTGAAGTGGCACGAAGGAGAATTGGTGAAAGGGGTAAAATTTACTGTGTGGATTTAGAGCAAGCACTGCCATTTGCGGATGCTTCCTTTGATATCATTGTCAGCTCTTTAACCCTCCATTATATCCGAGATTGGAGCAGCACATTTAAAGAGTTTAACAGGATATTAAAAAAGGGTGGTGAGATAATCTATTCTGTTCATCATCCATTTATGGATATAAAGAATGCAGGCGAACAAGGCTATTTTGAAACGGAAGCTTATGTAGATTCTTGGCATAAAGACGGACAAAAATTTGAGGTTCCGATGTACCGCAGGCCGCTGCATGCTATTATTAATGAAACAACAAAAGCATTCAAGCTAAATGCAGTAAAAGAGCTAAAGCCTACAGAGCAGCTAAAAGAATTGGCTAGGGGAAGTTATGATTACTTGATGAGTCATCCGCATTTTCTTGTTGTAAAAGGAACGAAAGAATAG
- a CDS encoding antibiotic biosynthesis monooxygenase codes for MFVITRNMVVKEGTSHLVVDRFSKGGIIEEQEGFVDISVYVKKVRRGDEEVLILIRWESEEAWKNWEKSPAHIEGHRKNLGKPKPDHIISVTVGKYELKAVKKGKQSTEAN; via the coding sequence ATGTTTGTTATTACACGAAATATGGTCGTAAAGGAAGGAACATCACATCTTGTTGTGGACAGGTTCAGTAAAGGGGGAATAATTGAGGAGCAGGAAGGCTTTGTCGACATTAGCGTATATGTAAAAAAAGTCCGCCGCGGTGACGAAGAAGTGCTGATATTAATCAGATGGGAATCAGAAGAAGCATGGAAAAATTGGGAAAAGAGCCCGGCACATATTGAAGGACACCGCAAAAATCTTGGTAAGCCAAAGCCGGATCATATAATCTCTGTGACTGTCGGCAAATATGAATTAAAAGCAGTTAAAAAAGGGAAGCAATCTACAGAAGCAAATTAA
- a CDS encoding processed acidic surface protein: MFKGYTLALLACCLFVMYPLDAFAAPTGEEVSQLADSLGWTVDDLENYLSDKELSVEEFDSIKELKDYLGTPITPNNLDALLKNYNMTREELDILLTGFNENVQDYWFIEDLDVAIDFYQNHEEQMQSLEVFLLNAGMTEEETANLYHHFKKLDKQTLAENISAWKELLQGFAAMDQEEQLSASSKETLLSMWKSVSEQLELTPVFYSVDDNGKREKIVLDEFLQAPQYDTVALEVFDNNNDLLVDTVISPEKLTSNFAVAAADKVVNLAELSGNLTTLYESQLPNTASKVPLYLFIGYLLVLIGCFILLGKKSKKLYEK, from the coding sequence ATGTTTAAAGGTTATACTCTTGCACTGCTTGCCTGCTGTTTGTTTGTTATGTACCCGCTCGATGCGTTTGCTGCTCCTACTGGTGAAGAAGTCAGTCAGCTTGCCGACTCCCTCGGCTGGACAGTTGATGATTTAGAAAACTACTTAAGCGATAAAGAGCTCTCTGTAGAGGAGTTTGATTCCATTAAGGAATTGAAGGATTATCTCGGCACACCAATTACGCCAAATAACTTAGATGCCTTATTAAAAAACTATAATATGACAAGGGAAGAACTTGATATTCTTCTGACAGGATTTAATGAAAATGTTCAAGATTACTGGTTTATTGAGGATTTAGACGTTGCGATTGATTTTTACCAGAATCACGAAGAGCAAATGCAAAGTCTAGAGGTATTCCTTCTCAATGCAGGAATGACGGAAGAAGAAACGGCAAATCTTTACCACCATTTTAAAAAGCTGGATAAACAAACACTTGCCGAAAATATTTCAGCCTGGAAGGAATTACTGCAAGGATTCGCTGCGATGGATCAGGAAGAGCAATTATCTGCTTCTAGCAAAGAGACATTGCTGTCGATGTGGAAAAGTGTCAGTGAACAGCTCGAATTGACACCTGTTTTCTACTCTGTTGATGACAATGGCAAGCGGGAAAAAATTGTTTTAGATGAGTTTCTCCAAGCACCGCAGTATGACACTGTCGCACTTGAAGTATTCGACAACAATAACGACTTGCTTGTCGATACTGTCATTTCTCCAGAGAAATTAACAAGCAACTTTGCTGTTGCTGCTGCTGACAAAGTCGTAAATCTTGCTGAATTAAGCGGTAACTTAACAACACTTTATGAGTCTCAGCTGCCAAACACAGCGTCAAAAGTCCCGTTATACTTATTTATCGGCTATTTGCTTGTATTAATCGGCTGCTTTATCCTTCTTGGTAAAAAGAGCAAAAAGCTTTATGAAAAGTAA